One Rhodobacteraceae bacterium M385 genomic region harbors:
- a CDS encoding DUF1499 domain-containing protein — translation MRILLYIIAALVALILAAAVFVRLAPIDVARWHVDPETVTPPTTPNYSLIAGGGATSIDAPALAVAGRLQEIAEAEGARVLAGSLGEGFVTYVVRSRVMGYPDFISIRLVPEGDTTRMHIFSRSRYGYSDLGVNTVRVHRWLTAARGELGDA, via the coding sequence ATGCGTATTTTGCTTTATATCATCGCGGCCCTTGTGGCCCTGATCCTTGCGGCTGCGGTTTTCGTTCGCCTCGCTCCCATCGACGTGGCCCGTTGGCATGTGGACCCTGAAACGGTAACGCCGCCCACGACGCCGAACTACTCTTTGATCGCGGGTGGCGGGGCCACGTCGATTGACGCGCCCGCATTGGCCGTTGCCGGACGCCTGCAAGAGATCGCCGAGGCCGAAGGCGCAAGGGTTCTGGCCGGGTCGTTGGGCGAAGGCTTTGTCACCTATGTCGTGCGCTCGCGGGTCATGGGATACCCCGATTTCATCTCCATTCGGTTGGTGCCGGAAGGGGACACGACGCGGATGCACATCTTCTCTCGGTCGCGCTACGGGTATAGCGACCTTGGGGTGAACACGGTGCGCGTCCACCGCTGGCTGACGGCGGCCCGTGGCGAATTGGGTGACGCATAA
- a CDS encoding tellurite resistance TerB family protein: MSLLRTLATVAVGVAAARGARSLANRGSRREEARDQGGLLDSLRGHDNSGGGLGALLGGGGAASGGGLGELLEEFGGSGALGGLGGMLGGGAAGGALGGLLGGGNRGGAAGFGRRLNQSLASGGEPEDAPTDDEEAMAALMIRAMIMAAKSDGRIDGEERAMLTDRLGDLSAQERRFVEEELNARIDVRDFARDVPDHPGLKAQIFAAAMSAIDVDSPREREFAEDLAAALGLEEKARGHVQRRMSGGYGQQPDGPWQKQDIDRAYSQPIQAPSSAGGPVRGTKGMQGNAGMGDGTGRPYRK, translated from the coding sequence ATGAGCCTATTGAGAACTTTAGCGACGGTTGCCGTTGGTGTAGCGGCCGCAAGGGGCGCGCGCAGCCTGGCAAACCGAGGCAGCCGCCGCGAGGAAGCGCGCGATCAGGGTGGTCTGCTCGATAGCCTAAGGGGGCACGATAACAGCGGCGGCGGACTTGGCGCATTATTGGGCGGAGGTGGTGCTGCAAGCGGCGGCGGGCTTGGCGAATTGTTGGAAGAATTCGGCGGCTCTGGCGCCTTGGGCGGATTGGGCGGCATGCTTGGTGGCGGGGCCGCGGGCGGCGCTTTGGGCGGGCTGCTCGGGGGCGGCAACCGAGGCGGAGCCGCGGGCTTTGGACGGCGGTTGAACCAGTCTCTGGCCAGCGGTGGAGAGCCGGAAGACGCCCCCACCGACGATGAAGAGGCCATGGCGGCGCTGATGATCCGGGCGATGATAATGGCGGCCAAATCCGACGGTCGCATTGACGGGGAAGAACGCGCGATGCTGACGGACCGTCTGGGCGATCTGAGCGCGCAGGAACGGCGCTTTGTAGAAGAAGAGTTGAACGCAAGGATCGACGTGCGGGATTTTGCCCGAGATGTGCCGGATCATCCGGGCTTGAAGGCGCAGATCTTCGCGGCGGCCATGTCGGCCATTGATGTCGATAGCCCCAGAGAGCGCGAGTTTGCAGAGGACCTCGCGGCGGCCTTGGGGTTGGAGGAAAAGGCCAGAGGCCATGTTCAGCGGCGCATGTCGGGCGGTTACGGTCAGCAGCCCGACGGTCCGTGGCAAAAGCAGGACATTGACCGGGCCTATTCGCAACCCATTCAGGCACCAAGCAGCGCCGGAGGACCGGTGCGCGGCACCAAGGGCATGCAAGGCAACGCTGGGATGGGCGATGGAACGGGACGGCCGTACCGAAAGTAG
- a CDS encoding transcriptional repressor, translating to MTDTIEDRCAAKGLRMTEQRRVIARVLQRSDDHPDVEELYGRAVAVDPKISIATVYRTVKLFEEAGILDKLEFGDGRARYEDAERDHHDHLIDMNSGEVIEFLDPEIEALQERIAQKLGYRLKGHRLELYGVPIKKG from the coding sequence ATGACTGACACCATCGAGGATCGTTGCGCCGCCAAAGGCCTGCGTATGACCGAGCAGCGCCGCGTGATTGCGCGTGTGTTGCAACGCTCGGACGATCACCCGGATGTGGAGGAGCTCTATGGGCGTGCGGTGGCAGTGGACCCCAAGATCTCGATCGCGACGGTGTATCGGACGGTGAAACTGTTTGAGGAGGCAGGTATCCTCGACAAGTTGGAATTCGGCGATGGGCGCGCGCGTTATGAAGATGCGGAGCGGGATCATCATGACCACCTGATCGACATGAACTCGGGCGAAGTGATTGAGTTTCTGGACCCCGAGATTGAGGCGTTGCAGGAACGGATTGCACAAAAGCTGGGGTATCGGCTCAAGGGGCATCGGTTGGAACTTTACGGGGTTCCGATCAAGAAAGGCTGA
- a CDS encoding YdiU family protein yields the protein MTAFPFDNSYAALPDRFFTRQAPTPVADPGLIALNRPLADRLGIDLDGSDADLAQVFAGNVVPKGAEPLAQVYAGHQFGGWSPQLGDGRAVLLGEVLAPSGARFDVQLKGAGPTPYSRRGDGRAWLGPVIREYIVSEAMAALGIPTTRALAAVTTGETVVREGPMPGGVLTRVAASHIRVGTFQYFAARQDTEALQALLDHTIARHYPDAEGPLGLLNAVLQAQAELVASWMGVGFIHGVMNTDNMTLSGETIDYGPCAFMDTYEAGKVFSSIDQFGRYAYAQQPQIAAWNLAQLATALLPLMPDRDGAIETFTEAVNGFAARFDAAWHNVLRGKLGLRGQGDDDAALAFDLLQRMEQGGADFTQTFRALSGPEPERAAEAWAAPAPFGAWLENWKARLAQDGVSEAERITRMQAVNPALIPRNHRVEEAIGAAVAGDFGPFQRLQGALADPFTDRAGIVDLQAAPAPSEAVLRTFCGT from the coding sequence ATGACCGCCTTTCCCTTCGACAATTCCTATGCCGCCCTGCCGGATCGCTTCTTTACCCGTCAAGCCCCTACCCCGGTCGCTGATCCGGGGCTGATTGCCCTGAACCGCCCTCTGGCGGACCGTCTTGGCATAGACCTTGATGGCTCTGACGCCGACCTCGCACAGGTCTTTGCCGGGAACGTGGTGCCGAAGGGCGCAGAGCCCTTGGCACAAGTCTATGCGGGGCACCAATTTGGCGGTTGGTCCCCGCAATTGGGCGACGGGCGCGCGGTGCTGTTGGGAGAGGTCTTGGCCCCCAGTGGGGCGCGGTTTGATGTGCAGCTAAAGGGGGCTGGCCCCACCCCCTATTCGCGACGCGGCGATGGGCGCGCGTGGCTTGGCCCGGTGATCCGGGAATACATCGTGTCCGAGGCGATGGCCGCCCTTGGCATCCCCACCACCCGCGCCTTGGCCGCGGTGACAACCGGCGAAACGGTAGTGCGCGAAGGCCCGATGCCCGGCGGGGTGCTGACCCGCGTGGCGGCCTCTCATATCCGGGTGGGAACGTTCCAGTATTTTGCCGCCCGCCAGGACACAGAGGCGCTGCAAGCGCTGCTGGATCACACCATCGCCCGCCACTATCCCGATGCGGAAGGCCCCCTTGGGCTGCTGAACGCCGTGTTGCAGGCCCAAGCCGAATTGGTCGCGAGTTGGATGGGCGTAGGCTTTATTCACGGGGTGATGAACACCGACAACATGACGCTATCGGGCGAAACCATCGATTACGGCCCTTGCGCCTTCATGGATACCTATGAGGCGGGAAAGGTCTTTTCCTCGATCGACCAGTTCGGCCGCTACGCCTACGCACAACAGCCGCAAATCGCGGCGTGGAACCTGGCACAATTGGCCACGGCGTTGCTGCCCCTGATGCCTGACAGAGACGGCGCAATCGAGACGTTCACCGAGGCCGTCAACGGCTTCGCCGCCCGGTTCGATGCTGCATGGCACAACGTGTTGCGGGGGAAGCTGGGGTTAAGGGGCCAAGGCGATGACGATGCCGCCTTGGCCTTCGATCTGCTGCAACGGATGGAGCAAGGCGGGGCCGATTTCACCCAAACGTTCCGCGCCTTGTCCGGCCCGGAGCCTGAACGAGCCGCCGAGGCATGGGCTGCCCCCGCCCCTTTCGGGGCGTGGTTGGAAAACTGGAAGGCCCGGCTGGCGCAGGATGGCGTGTCAGAGGCCGAACGAATTACGCGGATGCAGGCAGTGAACCCCGCGTTGATCCCGCGCAATCACCGGGTGGAGGAGGCGATTGGTGCCGCTGTGGCCGGAGACTTTGGACCGTTCCAGCGGTTGCAGGGCGCATTGGCGGATCCGTTCACGGATCGCGCGGGGATTGTAGATTTGCAGGCCGCTCCTGCGCCCTCAGAGGCCGTGTTGCGCACTTTTTGCGGAACCTGA
- a CDS encoding DMT family transporter, whose amino-acid sequence MDNLKGMGWMTLAMLGFALADTFIKLTLGALPVGQVIAVFGFGGAVIFGVWAVLKGDKFFDWSLFTKPFVFRLVSEVVGTMCFIIALASIELSLLSAIIQANPLLVTLGAAVFLGANVGWRRWVAILIGLIGVLIIVRPGVAGFDANSLWALGAAIGLTGRDLTTRAIPRDVSTLLLAAWGFVAAGLSGVILLSVTGGAALPDGLLTLQLTGALIFALVAYYAVTAAMRIGDIPTVTPFRYTRLVFALILAFFVFHERPDMWTLIGAAIVIATGLYTLWRERLVAA is encoded by the coding sequence ATGGACAACCTCAAAGGTATGGGCTGGATGACTTTAGCGATGTTGGGATTCGCCTTGGCGGATACTTTCATCAAGCTGACCCTGGGCGCGTTACCTGTAGGCCAAGTCATTGCTGTCTTCGGCTTTGGCGGCGCGGTGATCTTTGGAGTTTGGGCCGTGTTGAAGGGGGACAAGTTCTTCGATTGGAGCCTGTTTACTAAGCCTTTCGTGTTTCGTTTGGTGTCCGAAGTCGTGGGGACGATGTGTTTCATCATCGCCCTAGCCTCCATCGAGTTGTCATTATTGTCGGCCATCATTCAGGCTAATCCATTGTTGGTGACCCTTGGCGCGGCGGTGTTCTTGGGCGCCAATGTCGGCTGGCGGCGGTGGGTGGCAATCCTGATCGGTTTGATCGGCGTATTGATTATCGTGCGCCCCGGTGTGGCCGGGTTTGACGCCAACAGCCTATGGGCCTTGGGGGCCGCGATTGGATTGACTGGGCGCGACCTGACCACGCGGGCGATCCCAAGGGATGTCTCGACCCTGTTATTGGCAGCCTGGGGATTTGTGGCGGCCGGCCTTTCGGGCGTGATTTTGTTGTCGGTGACCGGGGGCGCCGCCCTGCCCGATGGGCTGTTGACGTTGCAGCTAACGGGGGCGCTGATCTTCGCGCTGGTGGCCTATTACGCCGTGACTGCCGCCATGCGGATCGGCGATATCCCCACCGTTACGCCGTTTCGCTACACGCGGCTGGTCTTTGCCCTGATCCTTGCCTTCTTCGTCTTCCACGAGCGCCCGGATATGTGGACACTGATCGGGGCGGCTATTGTGATTGCGACCGGCCTCTACACCCTTTGGCGCGAAAGGCTTGTGGCGGCTTGA
- a CDS encoding nucleoside hydrolase, whose protein sequence is MARKIIIDTDPGQDDAVAILLALASPEVEVLGLTAVAGNVPLELTAKNTRIVCELAGRPDVPVFAGCDRPMKQPLVTAEHVHGKTGLDGPVMPDPTMALRDRHGVDFIIDTLRAEPSGSVTLCPLGPLTNIATAFERAPDIVEKVQEIVLMGGAYFEVGNITPAAEFNIYVDPEAAQVVFASGRPITVMPLDVTHKALTTAPRVRAFRDMKTKPGTMVAEWTDFFERFDKEKYGSAGAPLHDPCVIAYLIRPELFSGRLVNVEIEVQSPLTRGMTVADWWGVTDRKKNAMFMGDIDADGFFDLLIERIGRL, encoded by the coding sequence ATGGCACGTAAAATCATCATCGACACTGACCCCGGCCAAGACGACGCAGTCGCCATCTTGTTGGCGCTGGCCTCTCCGGAGGTTGAGGTTCTGGGCCTTACCGCCGTGGCAGGCAACGTACCGCTGGAATTGACCGCCAAGAACACAAGGATCGTGTGCGAATTGGCGGGCCGCCCGGATGTGCCGGTGTTTGCCGGTTGTGATCGCCCGATGAAACAGCCCCTTGTGACGGCGGAACATGTCCACGGGAAAACCGGCCTCGACGGGCCTGTGATGCCCGATCCAACCATGGCGCTGCGCGATCGGCACGGGGTGGACTTCATCATCGACACCCTGCGGGCAGAACCGTCGGGCAGCGTCACGCTTTGCCCCTTGGGTCCGCTGACGAACATTGCCACGGCCTTTGAACGTGCCCCCGATATCGTTGAAAAGGTGCAGGAAATCGTACTGATGGGCGGCGCGTATTTTGAGGTGGGCAACATCACCCCCGCCGCCGAATTCAACATCTATGTGGACCCCGAAGCGGCGCAAGTTGTCTTTGCCTCCGGTCGTCCGATCACCGTGATGCCGCTGGACGTGACCCATAAGGCGCTGACCACCGCCCCGCGCGTGCGGGCGTTCCGGGACATGAAGACCAAGCCCGGCACCATGGTTGCGGAATGGACGGACTTCTTTGAGAGGTTCGACAAGGAGAAATACGGCAGCGCCGGTGCGCCGCTCCATGATCCCTGCGTGATCGCCTATCTGATCCGGCCCGAGCTGTTCTCGGGGCGGCTCGTCAACGTCGAGATCGAGGTCCAATCCCCCCTGACCCGAGGCATGACCGTCGCCGATTGGTGGGGCGTCACAGACCGAAAGAAAAACGCGATGTTCATGGGGGATATCGACGCCGATGGCTTCTTTGATTTGCTGATAGAGCGGATCGGCCGTTTGTAA
- a CDS encoding DMT family transporter, which translates to MDRKPQIDAFGAISLTGFALLLAFNQVMIKQVNEGLQPVFFAGLRSLGGALVIFAWMKYRGLSVAIKPGTIPAGLLIGVVFAVEFICLFWALDLTSVTRTSVIFYTMPMWLALGAHFLIPGERLTPMKSTGLFIAFVGVVIALTLRGETGGEASLLGDFLALLGAITWAAIALCARATSLKEVRPEMQLLWQLSISAPVLLLAAVFFGPFLREPELIHWIGLGAQILIIVSAGFLFWLWLLTIYPAGSVAAFSFLSPVFGVALGWLLLDEPVGLGLMAALVLVCLGLILINRPPRRR; encoded by the coding sequence ATGGACCGTAAACCGCAGATTGACGCCTTTGGCGCGATTTCCCTCACCGGCTTTGCGCTGCTGCTCGCGTTCAATCAGGTGATGATCAAACAGGTGAACGAGGGGCTCCAGCCGGTGTTCTTCGCGGGCCTTCGCTCCTTAGGGGGGGCCTTGGTCATCTTCGCTTGGATGAAATATCGTGGGCTCTCCGTGGCGATCAAACCCGGCACGATACCTGCGGGCCTGCTCATTGGCGTGGTCTTCGCGGTAGAGTTCATCTGCCTGTTCTGGGCACTTGACCTCACCAGCGTCACCCGCACGTCGGTAATCTTCTATACGATGCCCATGTGGCTCGCGCTCGGCGCGCACTTTCTAATCCCCGGCGAGCGCCTTACGCCGATGAAATCCACTGGCCTCTTCATCGCCTTTGTGGGCGTGGTCATCGCCCTGACCCTACGCGGCGAAACGGGGGGAGAGGCCTCCTTGCTTGGCGACTTCCTTGCGCTGCTCGGGGCCATCACCTGGGCCGCGATTGCCCTTTGCGCCCGGGCCACCTCCCTCAAAGAGGTCCGCCCAGAAATGCAATTGCTCTGGCAACTCTCCATCTCCGCCCCCGTGCTTCTGCTGGCTGCCGTGTTCTTCGGCCCGTTCCTGCGTGAACCGGAACTGATCCACTGGATCGGTCTCGGGGCGCAAATCCTCATTATTGTCTCTGCGGGCTTCCTGTTCTGGCTCTGGCTGCTGACCATCTATCCGGCCGGCTCGGTCGCGGCGTTCTCTTTCCTGTCCCCGGTCTTCGGTGTGGCGCTTGGCTGGCTCCTGCTGGATGAGCCTGTGGGCTTGGGCTTGATGGCAGCACTTGTTCTGGTCTGCTTGGGCCTGATCCTCATCAACCGCCCCCCGCGCCGGCGCTAG
- the prfA gene encoding peptide chain release factor 1: MVASSLPRDRLRQITDRFEFLEAQLNGGPDASEIAKISREYAELKPVVTEIAAYEQLLADLEEAQAMLEDPDMKPLALEELPRLEAALPEAEQSLQLALLPKDAADARPAMIEIRPGTGGDEAALFAGDLLRMYTRYAEARGWRIELVDLQESDLGGIKECTARVEGENVFARLKFESGVHRVQRVPETESGGRIHTSAATVAVLPEAEDVDIDIPATDIRIDTMRASGAGGQHVNTTDSAVRITHVPSGIVVVSSEKSQHRNREIAMQTLRTRLYDLERQKADDAMAADRKAQIGSGDRSERIRTYNFPQGRMTDHRINLTLYKLDAVMQGDLDEIVDALTAEDQAMKLAEMNG; the protein is encoded by the coding sequence ATGGTGGCCAGTAGCCTTCCGCGCGACCGTTTGCGCCAAATCACGGATCGGTTCGAGTTTCTTGAGGCTCAGTTGAATGGTGGGCCGGACGCCTCGGAAATTGCGAAGATCAGCCGGGAATATGCCGAGCTGAAGCCCGTTGTGACCGAGATTGCCGCCTACGAGCAGCTTTTGGCGGATCTGGAAGAAGCCCAAGCGATGTTGGAAGACCCCGACATGAAGCCGCTGGCGCTGGAGGAACTGCCGCGCCTGGAGGCCGCGCTCCCCGAAGCCGAGCAAAGCCTGCAACTGGCGCTTTTGCCCAAGGATGCCGCCGACGCGCGCCCCGCGATGATCGAGATCCGCCCCGGCACCGGCGGCGACGAAGCGGCGCTTTTCGCCGGTGATCTGCTGCGCATGTATACGCGCTATGCCGAGGCGCGGGGCTGGCGGATTGAGCTGGTTGATTTGCAGGAAAGCGATCTGGGCGGGATCAAGGAATGCACGGCGCGGGTGGAAGGCGAAAACGTCTTTGCGCGCCTGAAGTTCGAATCCGGCGTGCACCGGGTGCAACGGGTGCCGGAAACAGAATCTGGCGGGCGTATCCATACCTCTGCCGCTACTGTCGCCGTTCTGCCCGAGGCCGAGGACGTGGATATCGACATCCCCGCCACGGATATCCGCATCGACACGATGCGTGCCAGCGGGGCAGGCGGGCAGCATGTGAACACCACCGATTCCGCCGTGCGCATTACCCATGTGCCGTCGGGGATCGTAGTGGTCAGCTCCGAGAAGTCGCAGCATCGCAACCGTGAAATCGCGATGCAAACCCTGCGCACGCGGCTCTATGATCTGGAACGCCAGAAGGCCGATGATGCCATGGCCGCGGACCGCAAGGCGCAGATTGGCTCGGGCGACCGATCTGAACGGATCAGGACCTATAATTTCCCCCAAGGGCGGATGACCGACCACCGGATTAACCTGACGCTTTATAAGCTGGACGCGGTGATGCAGGGCGATCTGGACGAGATCGTGGATGCCCTGACGGCCGAGGATCAGGCGATGAAACTGGCCGAGATGAACGGGTGA
- the pdxA gene encoding 4-hydroxythreonine-4-phosphate dehydrogenase PdxA gives MTLQQTAPIALSVGEPAGVGPEIAARAWAALGADLPFFVIGDPAHLAGHGAAVVEITSPAEALMASRSGLPVLPHPFAAPAVPGQPDPANAQGVIDVIARGVDLVMRGEASALTTGPIHKKALKDGAGFAFPGHTEYLAHLAGVDRVVMMLACRELRVVPVTIHIAIDAVPAALSPDLLRDTIRITETALRQDFGISAPRIAVAGLNPHAGEGGAMGHEEIDMIAPVLDALRAEGMTITGPASADTMFHASARARYDAAVAMYHDQALIPIKTIDFAGGVNVTLGLPFIRTSPDHGTAFDIAGKGVADATSLIAALNMARDMAEARALARAAPQ, from the coding sequence ATGACCCTCCAGCAGACGGCCCCTATCGCCCTGTCCGTGGGCGAGCCTGCGGGCGTTGGTCCGGAAATAGCTGCCCGTGCTTGGGCGGCCTTGGGCGCGGATCTGCCGTTTTTCGTGATCGGTGACCCGGCGCATTTGGCGGGCCATGGCGCGGCGGTAGTTGAAATCACGTCCCCGGCCGAGGCGCTTATGGCCAGCCGCAGCGGCTTGCCGGTTTTGCCTCATCCCTTCGCCGCCCCCGCCGTTCCGGGCCAACCGGACCCGGCCAATGCCCAAGGGGTCATTGATGTGATCGCACGGGGCGTGGATCTGGTAATGCGCGGCGAGGCCTCGGCGCTGACAACCGGGCCGATCCACAAGAAGGCCCTTAAAGACGGCGCGGGTTTCGCCTTCCCCGGCCATACCGAATACCTCGCCCACTTGGCGGGTGTGGACCGTGTCGTAATGATGCTCGCCTGCCGTGAGTTGCGCGTGGTGCCGGTGACGATCCACATTGCCATTGATGCGGTCCCCGCAGCCCTCAGCCCTGACCTGTTGCGCGACACGATCCGCATCACCGAAACTGCCCTGCGCCAAGATTTCGGCATAAGCGCCCCAAGGATCGCTGTGGCGGGCCTGAACCCCCATGCGGGCGAAGGGGGCGCGATGGGCCATGAGGAAATCGACATGATCGCCCCCGTACTGGACGCATTGCGCGCGGAAGGGATGACGATCACCGGGCCCGCTTCCGCCGACACGATGTTCCACGCCAGCGCCCGCGCCCGCTATGACGCGGCGGTGGCGATGTACCACGACCAGGCGCTGATCCCGATCAAGACCATCGACTTTGCCGGCGGCGTGAACGTGACCCTCGGGTTGCCGTTCATTCGCACCTCTCCCGATCATGGCACCGCCTTTGATATCGCCGGAAAAGGTGTGGCTGATGCGACCTCGTTAATTGCCGCGCTGAACATGGCCCGTGATATGGCCGAAGCGCGGGCTCTTGCACGGGCCGCGCCCCAATGA
- a CDS encoding DUF4167 domain-containing protein, giving the protein MRSSKNRSRSKGNRNRNGSVGNIVNRVFDSSGPEGKVRGTPQQIVDKYNQLTRDAQLSNDRVAAESFQQHAEHYTRMLAQAQREQDAKQAQHQANQQNNQGGGGNQQGGNDQQGGNPGNNNQGDHKGGNRRNRGGGQDHQQQGGQQADQKQHDQGKTDQPVVEAQQGSFDAVIDPANGDSGLVETPESAPKPKRPRTRRRKADTPKDAPSDAPAAEAPAPEAPAGNDGGDGKPPQEAAE; this is encoded by the coding sequence ATGAGATCTTCGAAGAACCGCTCGCGGTCCAAAGGTAACCGCAACCGCAATGGCTCGGTTGGGAATATTGTTAATCGGGTATTCGACTCGTCGGGCCCCGAAGGCAAAGTGCGCGGCACGCCGCAGCAGATTGTCGATAAGTATAACCAGCTGACCCGTGACGCGCAGTTGTCCAACGACCGCGTGGCCGCTGAGAGCTTTCAGCAGCATGCGGAGCATTACACCCGCATGTTGGCCCAAGCGCAGCGCGAGCAAGATGCCAAGCAGGCCCAACATCAGGCCAACCAGCAAAATAACCAAGGTGGCGGCGGCAACCAGCAGGGCGGCAACGACCAGCAGGGCGGCAATCCGGGTAACAACAATCAAGGCGACCATAAGGGCGGCAACCGCCGCAACCGTGGTGGCGGCCAGGATCACCAGCAGCAGGGCGGCCAACAGGCGGACCAAAAGCAGCACGATCAGGGCAAGACCGATCAGCCCGTCGTGGAAGCTCAACAGGGCTCTTTTGACGCCGTCATCGATCCAGCCAACGGTGATAGCGGTCTGGTAGAAACGCCTGAAAGCGCGCCGAAGCCCAAGCGGCCCCGGACCCGGCGGCGCAAGGCGGATACGCCTAAGGACGCCCCAAGCGATGCGCCTGCGGCGGAAGCACCCGCGCCGGAAGCCCCAGCGGGCAACGACGGCGGAGACGGTAAGCCTCCGCAAGAAGCAGCGGAATAA
- the rsmA gene encoding 16S rRNA (adenine(1518)-N(6)/adenine(1519)-N(6))-dimethyltransferase RsmA translates to MSGIDDLPPLREVIATHELSARKALGQNFLLDLNLTAKIARLAGDLSGADILEVGPGPGGLTRGLLAEGARRVVAVEKDPRCLPVLAEIEAAYPGKLKVLNADALELDWETELQAPRKIVANLPYNVGTELLVRWLTPASWPPPWESLTLMFQREVAERIVAKPGSKTYGRLAILSQWRSDPRIVMSLPPEAFSPPPKVHSAVVHFTALPAPRFEADARVLSRVVATAFGQRRKMLRAALKGLAPDIEDRLLAAGLKPTDRAEQVPLEGFCALARAMEDVITPRG, encoded by the coding sequence ATGAGCGGCATCGACGATCTACCCCCTCTGCGAGAGGTCATCGCCACCCATGAGTTGTCTGCCCGCAAGGCACTGGGGCAGAACTTCCTGCTGGACCTGAACCTGACCGCCAAGATTGCCCGTCTGGCCGGCGACCTTTCCGGCGCGGATATTCTAGAGGTCGGCCCCGGCCCCGGCGGTCTGACGCGGGGGCTTCTGGCGGAAGGGGCCCGCCGGGTCGTGGCCGTGGAAAAAGACCCCCGCTGCCTGCCCGTTCTGGCCGAGATCGAGGCCGCCTATCCCGGCAAGTTGAAGGTTCTGAACGCCGACGCGCTGGAGCTGGATTGGGAGACAGAGCTGCAAGCGCCGCGCAAGATCGTGGCCAACCTGCCCTATAACGTGGGCACCGAATTGCTGGTGCGCTGGCTGACCCCCGCCTCTTGGCCCCCCCCTTGGGAAAGCCTGACGCTGATGTTTCAGCGCGAAGTGGCGGAACGGATCGTCGCCAAACCCGGCTCCAAAACCTACGGGCGATTGGCGATCCTGTCTCAATGGCGCTCGGACCCTCGGATCGTGATGAGCCTCCCGCCTGAGGCCTTTTCCCCGCCGCCCAAGGTGCATTCCGCTGTGGTTCATTTCACCGCCCTCCCCGCCCCCCGCTTCGAAGCTGACGCCCGCGTGCTATCGCGCGTTGTCGCCACCGCCTTCGGGCAACGGCGCAAGATGCTGCGGGCGGCCCTGAAGGGCCTTGCCCCGGATATCGAAGATCGCCTGCTGGCCGCCGGGCTGAAGCCCACGGACCGGGCCGAGCAAGTGCCGCTGGAAGGGTTCTGCGCCCTGGCCCGAGCGATGGAAGACGTGATTACCCCACGCGGCTAA
- the prmC gene encoding peptide chain release factor N(5)-glutamine methyltransferase has protein sequence MRDLHIAYVNAVKDFAGSYEAGREASLVISHLTGLSRVQQSVSGGDVFEGDPAQLDAIIAARRSRQPLAQILGFAAFRDRLFRVTPDVLSPRADTERLLDAALAASPRRFLDLGTGPGTVALTLLAELPEAEAVASDISAAALAVAAENAESLGVADRVTLVQSDWLTAIEGSFDLIVSNPPYVDAETYATLQPEITQWEPEIALTPGGDGLDAYRIIAAQAPAHLRPGGALMVEIGYDQGAAVAALFAGADLSDIKVLTDLNGKSRVVRGFRR, from the coding sequence CTGCGCGATCTCCATATCGCTTACGTTAACGCCGTTAAGGATTTCGCTGGCAGCTATGAGGCGGGCCGGGAGGCGAGCCTTGTTATCTCGCATCTGACGGGACTGAGCCGGGTTCAGCAAAGCGTCAGCGGTGGCGATGTGTTTGAGGGCGATCCCGCGCAATTGGACGCGATTATTGCCGCACGACGCAGCCGCCAGCCCTTGGCGCAGATCCTTGGCTTTGCGGCGTTTCGCGACCGCCTGTTCCGAGTCACGCCCGATGTGCTGTCTCCGCGTGCCGATACCGAACGGCTCCTCGATGCCGCTTTGGCGGCCTCTCCTCGCCGCTTCTTGGATTTGGGCACCGGGCCTGGCACCGTGGCGCTGACGTTATTGGCGGAACTGCCGGAGGCGGAAGCGGTGGCCAGCGACATATCGGCGGCGGCGTTGGCGGTGGCGGCTGAGAATGCCGAGAGCCTTGGCGTCGCCGACCGCGTCACTTTGGTGCAAAGCGATTGGCTGACCGCGATCGAGGGCAGCTTCGACCTGATTGTGTCCAACCCGCCCTATGTAGACGCGGAAACCTACGCCACGTTGCAGCCCGAGATCACCCAGTGGGAGCCGGAGATCGCCCTGACCCCCGGCGGTGACGGGTTGGATGCCTACCGCATCATTGCCGCCCAAGCGCCCGCCCACCTGCGCCCCGGCGGCGCGTTGATGGTTGAAATCGGCTATGATCAGGGGGCGGCTGTGGCGGCTCTTTTCGCGGGCGCGGACCTGTCCGATATCAAGGTGTTAACGGACCTTAACGGAAAATCCCGCGTTGTGCGGGGCTTTCGGCGGTAA